The Lacipirellula parvula genome window below encodes:
- a CDS encoding transposase, with the protein MAQTIGYHIVISGYGLWLPGDERGHWSEAWDVELGFVEPHKLNAGDAVRRRMAQERQKHPPTKFTPPMQAVIAATLERCEGESDWSFAAITIEVTHAHLLMTRTNRDIDNVVKWLKDQTTKAIHRHTSHERPVWCKGRWRSFIFDEHIWWNTKRYIDRHNERRIA; encoded by the coding sequence ATGGCACAAACCATCGGCTACCACATCGTGATCTCGGGTTACGGCCTGTGGCTCCCTGGCGATGAGCGCGGCCACTGGTCGGAGGCGTGGGATGTGGAGCTTGGGTTCGTCGAGCCGCATAAGCTAAACGCCGGCGATGCCGTGCGACGAAGAATGGCCCAGGAGCGACAAAAGCATCCGCCGACGAAGTTCACACCACCCATGCAAGCTGTGATCGCCGCAACGCTGGAGCGTTGCGAGGGCGAGTCAGACTGGTCGTTCGCTGCGATTACGATCGAGGTAACGCACGCCCATCTGCTGATGACGCGCACGAATCGCGACATCGATAACGTCGTAAAGTGGCTGAAGGATCAAACCACGAAGGCGATTCATCGCCACACGTCACACGAACGCCCAGTCTGGTGCAAGGGCCGCTGGCGCTCGTTCATTTTCGACGAGCACATTTGGTGGAACACCAAACGGTACATCGACCGCCACAACGAACGCCGGATAGCATAA
- a CDS encoding FAD-dependent oxidoreductase, with translation MSSAERPLIVGAGPVGLAAALFLQREGFKPRIVETKTEAASQSKALAVNPRTLDLLESTGVTARMLELGSPVRGMQFHRNGKVVIGLKLDGIHPKYPFMLGLSQATTERLLAQAFLAAGGEIERGIEMTSCSNVDGGANVELRHIADNAAETVATPQLLAADGARSLARHQLNVDFVGSTFPGEWYLADVTLKTSLAPEFAHIIYCRNGGFLFVMPVYGDEQAHTNGQLLWRVLGNRPNPLAMLEEAEPTAAPVWESSFRVSHRVNAKLSVGNVYFAGDAAHIHSPMGARGMNLGVEDAWVFANLLRIGQLGRYHDLRHPVDVKVVKEVEFFSKLVASDALPFRFARRYVMPIVARTPLQSRIKQTVTGLDHSLPADLDPPEHEPSREPGVKQLAL, from the coding sequence ATGTCGTCCGCCGAACGTCCGCTAATTGTTGGAGCTGGTCCCGTCGGGCTTGCCGCCGCGTTGTTTTTGCAGCGCGAAGGATTTAAGCCGCGCATCGTCGAGACGAAAACAGAAGCGGCGTCGCAGTCGAAGGCGCTCGCCGTCAATCCGCGGACGCTCGACTTGCTCGAATCCACCGGCGTCACGGCGCGGATGCTGGAACTCGGCAGCCCCGTGCGGGGGATGCAGTTCCACCGCAACGGCAAGGTTGTTATTGGGCTGAAGCTCGACGGCATCCATCCGAAGTATCCGTTCATGCTCGGCTTGTCTCAAGCGACGACTGAGCGGCTCCTCGCCCAAGCGTTCCTCGCGGCGGGCGGCGAGATCGAACGCGGCATCGAGATGACCTCGTGCAGCAACGTCGACGGCGGCGCGAACGTCGAACTGCGCCACATTGCCGACAATGCGGCCGAAACCGTCGCCACGCCGCAGTTGCTTGCCGCCGACGGCGCTCGCAGCTTGGCGCGTCACCAATTAAACGTCGACTTCGTCGGCTCGACATTTCCCGGCGAGTGGTACCTCGCCGACGTCACGCTCAAGACGTCGCTCGCACCGGAGTTCGCTCACATTATCTACTGCCGCAACGGCGGGTTTTTATTCGTCATGCCGGTTTACGGCGACGAGCAAGCCCACACGAACGGCCAACTGCTGTGGCGGGTGCTCGGCAATCGTCCGAACCCGCTTGCGATGCTCGAAGAGGCCGAGCCAACCGCGGCGCCGGTGTGGGAGTCGAGCTTCCGTGTTTCGCATCGCGTCAACGCGAAGCTGTCGGTCGGCAACGTCTACTTCGCCGGCGACGCCGCTCACATTCACTCGCCGATGGGCGCCCGCGGAATGAATCTGGGCGTCGAAGACGCGTGGGTTTTCGCGAACTTGCTCCGCATCGGCCAACTGGGCCGTTACCATGACCTGCGCCACCCGGTCGACGTGAAGGTGGTGAAGGAAGTCGAGTTCTTCTCGAAGCTGGTCGCTTCGGACGCATTGCCGTTCCGCTTTGCCCGCCGCTATGTGATGCCGATCGTCGCGCGGACGCCGTTACAATCGCGGATTAAGCAGACTGTGACGGGGCTCGACCACTCGCTACCGGCCGACTTGGACCCGCCGGAACACGAGCCGTCGCGCGAACCTGGCGTAAAGCAGCTGGCTCTCTGA
- a CDS encoding GNAT family N-acetyltransferase, which yields MDEIAYQLEPQLAAEEFVDVLRRSTLAERRPVEHPELIARMLEHADLIVTARNAAGKLVGVSRALTDYSYATYLSDLAVDEAYQRQGIGRELIRRTHEAAGLETALILLAAPKARDYYPHIGMDRHDSCWIVPRRSP from the coding sequence ATGGACGAAATCGCGTACCAACTCGAGCCGCAACTCGCCGCTGAGGAGTTCGTTGATGTGCTGCGGCGTTCGACGCTAGCCGAGCGTCGGCCTGTGGAGCATCCCGAACTGATCGCGCGGATGCTAGAGCATGCCGACTTAATCGTCACGGCGCGCAATGCTGCCGGCAAATTGGTGGGCGTGTCTCGCGCGCTGACCGACTACAGCTACGCGACTTACCTCTCCGATCTCGCCGTCGACGAAGCCTACCAGCGGCAAGGAATCGGCCGCGAACTCATCCGTCGCACTCACGAGGCGGCCGGGCTCGAAACGGCGCTCATCCTGCTCGCCGCGCCCAAGGCCCGCGACTACTACCCTCACATCGGAATGGATCGCCACGATTCGTGTTGGATCGTTCCGCGGCGGTCGCCCTAA
- a CDS encoding class I SAM-dependent methyltransferase, with amino-acid sequence MPMLSDYARRKKIEYFFGDIPKDASILEVGAGDGWVGRYLKEQGWTNYVSVDIVPPADIVGDLRDWRNLGLKESSFDVIIAFEVIEHVDLYQEMFDLLKPGGRLLVTTPVPHMDWACKTLERIGLNQKRTSPHSHLIYFKDIPLFTPVDTRVVKLIGQWGKFTKVAK; translated from the coding sequence ATGCCGATGCTTTCCGATTACGCCCGCCGCAAGAAGATCGAGTATTTCTTCGGCGACATTCCTAAGGACGCTTCGATTCTCGAAGTCGGCGCCGGCGACGGTTGGGTTGGCCGTTACCTCAAAGAGCAAGGTTGGACGAACTACGTCAGCGTCGACATCGTCCCGCCGGCCGACATCGTGGGCGACCTGCGCGATTGGCGCAATCTGGGACTTAAGGAAAGTTCGTTCGACGTGATCATCGCGTTCGAGGTGATCGAACACGTCGACCTCTATCAAGAGATGTTTGACTTGCTAAAGCCGGGCGGCCGCCTGCTCGTGACGACGCCAGTTCCGCACATGGACTGGGCCTGCAAGACGCTGGAGCGCATCGGCCTTAACCAGAAGCGGACCAGTCCGCACAGCCACCTTATTTACTTCAAGGACATCCCGCTGTTCACGCCAGTCGACACGCGCGTCGTGAAGTTGATTGGGCAGTGGGGGAAATTCACGAAAGTCGCGAAGTAG
- a CDS encoding glycosyltransferase family 2 protein, with product MQDSFDQAPTRNLLSVIVPCYNEQEVIETTHARLMELFATLDLDCEVIYINDGSRDRTLEILKRLQQSDDRVRVLSFSRNFGHQLAVSAGIDAAAGDAVVLIDSDLQDPPELIPEMVAKWREGYHVVYGVRAQRAGESAFKLLTAKAFYRMINVISDVAIPLDTGDFRLMDRRVVAVLQNMPERDRFVRGMVSWVGFKQFALPYARAERAAGESKYPLRKMLLFALDGVISFSLVPLRIATACGFLAAAMAVLGILYALFLRLFTGNWAPGFTLLFISIFFLGAATLMSLGIVGEYVGRIYRELKRRPLYIIDERLGFRNRTLATQVD from the coding sequence ATGCAAGACTCCTTCGATCAAGCTCCCACGCGAAATCTGCTTTCGGTCATCGTGCCGTGTTACAACGAGCAGGAAGTTATTGAGACGACGCACGCGCGGTTGATGGAACTGTTCGCGACGCTCGATCTCGATTGCGAGGTTATTTACATCAACGACGGCAGTCGCGACCGCACGTTGGAGATTCTGAAGCGCCTCCAGCAGTCGGATGATCGCGTGCGGGTGCTGTCGTTCTCGCGGAACTTCGGCCACCAGCTTGCCGTGAGCGCCGGCATCGACGCCGCGGCCGGCGACGCGGTGGTGTTGATCGACTCCGACCTGCAAGATCCGCCAGAGCTGATTCCCGAGATGGTCGCCAAGTGGCGCGAAGGCTACCACGTCGTGTACGGCGTACGAGCGCAACGCGCGGGCGAGTCGGCCTTCAAACTGCTGACCGCCAAAGCCTTCTACCGGATGATCAACGTCATCTCCGACGTGGCGATTCCGCTCGATACGGGGGACTTCCGGCTGATGGACCGCCGCGTGGTCGCTGTGTTGCAGAACATGCCGGAGCGTGATCGCTTTGTGCGCGGGATGGTGAGCTGGGTCGGCTTCAAGCAATTCGCATTGCCGTACGCTCGCGCGGAGCGCGCCGCCGGCGAGAGCAAGTACCCGTTGCGGAAGATGCTGTTGTTCGCGCTCGACGGCGTCATTTCGTTTTCGCTCGTGCCGCTGCGGATCGCGACGGCATGCGGTTTCCTCGCAGCGGCGATGGCGGTACTCGGCATTCTCTACGCATTGTTCTTGCGGTTGTTTACCGGCAACTGGGCGCCTGGCTTCACGCTGCTGTTTATCAGCATCTTCTTCCTTGGCGCCGCCACGCTGATGAGCTTGGGGATCGTCGGGGAGTACGTCGGTCGCATTTACCGAGAATTGAAACGTCGCCCGCTCTACATCATCGACGAGCGGCTGGGATTTCGGAACCGCACCCTGGCGACGCAGGTTGATTGA
- a CDS encoding lysylphosphatidylglycerol synthase transmembrane domain-containing protein, translating into MKHWTPARALQLTIAIGITIAFLYLAFRRVDPREFWSAVLQASPVLVAAACASCGAGLVVRVTRWWWMLRQTQPAVAWRNCFTPFMGCLALNNLLPFRAGDVVRVVAFRERLGVTSSTLLATLAVERVLDAFCLLALFASFLPYLSRSILPPAGQTALVVLAAATITCGLLALFALRPLRKLLGWIATLGIVERRPFAGKTLHYIDGVFASMQDVVGPRSLVALLFLSAAVWLFEGGIFFFVAWSLGITAPPVAAWIAMTLASLSTLIPSSPGYVGPYHYFAILGISTFGVADHHAAAFAVVSHAILYLMITLWGGGLLIAAGGSSRLRKASELSAGGDSPADEPIGDTTTQRSITVNG; encoded by the coding sequence ATGAAGCATTGGACGCCGGCCCGGGCGCTGCAGCTGACGATCGCGATTGGCATCACGATAGCTTTCCTCTATCTGGCCTTCCGCCGCGTCGATCCACGTGAATTCTGGAGCGCTGTGCTGCAGGCGAGCCCCGTGCTAGTCGCCGCGGCATGTGCGTCGTGCGGCGCTGGCTTGGTCGTTCGCGTCACCCGTTGGTGGTGGATGTTGCGGCAAACGCAACCTGCCGTTGCTTGGCGAAATTGCTTCACGCCGTTCATGGGCTGCTTGGCGCTGAACAACTTGCTGCCATTTCGCGCTGGCGACGTGGTGCGAGTGGTGGCGTTTCGCGAACGGTTGGGAGTCACCTCGAGCACGCTGCTGGCGACGTTGGCCGTGGAGCGCGTGCTCGATGCGTTCTGCCTGCTGGCGTTATTCGCCTCGTTCTTGCCGTACCTCAGCCGGAGCATTTTGCCGCCGGCCGGCCAAACGGCTTTGGTCGTGTTGGCAGCGGCGACGATCACATGCGGCTTGCTAGCGCTTTTCGCGCTTCGCCCGTTGCGGAAACTGTTGGGCTGGATTGCCACGCTCGGCATCGTGGAGCGGCGGCCATTCGCTGGGAAGACGCTCCATTACATCGACGGCGTCTTCGCCTCGATGCAAGACGTCGTCGGCCCGCGATCGCTGGTGGCGCTCTTATTCCTCTCCGCTGCCGTCTGGCTGTTCGAAGGGGGGATCTTTTTCTTCGTGGCTTGGTCGCTCGGCATCACGGCGCCGCCTGTCGCGGCTTGGATTGCGATGACGCTCGCGTCGTTGTCGACGCTGATTCCGAGCAGCCCCGGCTACGTGGGGCCCTACCACTACTTTGCGATTCTCGGCATCTCGACGTTCGGCGTGGCCGACCATCACGCGGCCGCGTTCGCGGTCGTGTCGCACGCGATTTTGTATTTGATGATCACCCTGTGGGGGGGCGGACTGCTCATCGCCGCGGGCGGGTCGTCACGGCTTCGCAAAGCGAGCGAACTTTCCGCTGGCGGCGATTCGCCGGCGGACGAACCTATAGGCGATACCACCACTCAACGTTCGATCACGGTTAATGGATAA
- a CDS encoding NAD(P)/FAD-dependent oxidoreductase, whose product MDKTCIIIGGGYTGLSAAFELVRAGIKPIVFEADSQLGGLAGSFDVGGVELEKFYHHWFTSDTHISDLVADLGETDRIVYRPTNTGMYFANRVFRLSTPLDLLKFSPLSFFDRIRMGKVALVARRIKDWKPLEDITAEAWLRKVCGNRVYDAVWGPMLAGKFGPFADKISAVWMWNKFKLRGGSRGKGGAENLAYYRGGFAALSQKLAERVVELGGEVHTSTPVQEIVVRDKRVVGVRTADGVVEADAVIATPALPLIDRLVGSELTEAEQKKIRSIEYLANVCLVLRLNRSLSGTYWLNVADPEFPYVGVIEHTNFEPVEAYNGQHIVYLSKYLPESSELFRMTDDEALDFSIPHLQRMFPEFSRDWIVAHNVWKARYSQPIVTLRYSEAIPASETSVDGLYIETMAQVYPEDRGTNYAVRNGRRIGREVAAKLKQGSGVAASRA is encoded by the coding sequence ATGGATAAGACTTGCATCATCATTGGCGGCGGGTACACCGGCCTCTCGGCGGCGTTTGAGCTCGTTCGCGCCGGCATCAAGCCGATTGTCTTTGAGGCAGACTCGCAGCTCGGCGGCCTCGCCGGTAGCTTCGACGTTGGGGGCGTGGAACTCGAGAAGTTCTACCACCACTGGTTCACCAGCGACACGCACATCAGCGACCTGGTGGCCGACCTCGGCGAGACCGATCGCATCGTCTACCGGCCGACCAACACGGGAATGTATTTCGCGAACCGCGTGTTCCGCTTGAGCACGCCGCTCGATTTGCTGAAGTTCTCGCCGCTGAGTTTCTTCGATCGCATTCGCATGGGCAAAGTAGCGCTCGTCGCGCGGCGGATCAAAGACTGGAAGCCGCTGGAAGACATCACCGCGGAGGCGTGGCTACGCAAGGTTTGCGGCAATCGCGTCTACGACGCAGTGTGGGGCCCGATGCTGGCCGGCAAGTTTGGCCCGTTCGCCGACAAGATCTCCGCCGTGTGGATGTGGAACAAGTTCAAGCTGCGCGGCGGCAGCCGTGGCAAGGGGGGAGCCGAGAACCTGGCCTACTACCGCGGCGGTTTTGCGGCGCTCTCGCAAAAATTGGCAGAGCGCGTGGTGGAACTTGGCGGCGAAGTTCACACCTCGACGCCGGTCCAGGAAATCGTCGTGCGCGACAAGCGCGTCGTCGGCGTTCGTACCGCCGATGGCGTAGTGGAGGCCGACGCCGTCATCGCAACGCCGGCGCTGCCGCTGATCGATCGGTTGGTTGGCTCCGAGCTGACGGAGGCCGAACAGAAGAAGATTCGCTCGATCGAGTATCTGGCGAACGTCTGCTTAGTGCTGCGGTTGAACCGCAGCCTCTCCGGCACCTATTGGCTGAACGTCGCCGATCCCGAGTTTCCCTACGTCGGCGTCATCGAGCACACTAACTTTGAACCAGTCGAAGCTTACAACGGCCAGCACATCGTTTATTTGTCGAAGTATCTGCCGGAGTCGTCGGAACTGTTCCGGATGACCGACGACGAGGCGCTCGACTTTAGCATTCCGCACTTGCAGCGGATGTTCCCGGAGTTCTCGCGCGACTGGATTGTGGCGCACAACGTTTGGAAAGCCCGTTACTCGCAGCCGATCGTGACGCTCCGATATTCCGAAGCGATTCCGGCGAGCGAGACGTCGGTGGACGGTCTCTACATCGAGACGATGGCCCAGGTTTACCCGGAAGATCGCGGTACGAACTATGCCGTTCGCAACGGTCGCCGCATCGGCCGGGAAGTCGCCGCGAAGCTGAAGCAGGGCAGCGGCGTCGCCGCATCGCGCGCGTAG
- a CDS encoding transporter: MDKQTLAILVTIGFSLVGVIGDYFLKRASLAEHSLRSGWFYVGFIVYASTAFGWVFVMKHLKLATVGVVYSVSMILLLSAVGAIVYRETLNATELVGIGLAIGSLVLLMRFA; encoded by the coding sequence ATGGACAAGCAAACTCTTGCCATTCTCGTGACGATCGGCTTCAGCCTCGTCGGCGTGATCGGCGACTACTTTCTGAAGCGGGCTAGCCTCGCGGAGCATTCGCTTCGTTCGGGGTGGTTCTACGTCGGCTTTATCGTCTACGCCTCGACGGCGTTCGGCTGGGTCTTCGTGATGAAGCACCTCAAGCTGGCGACGGTTGGCGTTGTGTATTCGGTGTCGATGATCCTGCTCCTCTCCGCCGTTGGAGCTATCGTTTATCGGGAAACGCTCAACGCGACCGAACTCGTAGGAATCGGCCTCGCCATCGGGTCGCTCGTGCTACTGATGCGTTTTGCCTGA
- a CDS encoding YbjQ family protein, with translation MMIVTTGNQISGYEITDYLGVIRGVVVRSPSITQGIMGGLKQIVGGNIESYAQICEAGREEAYVRMEQHAASVGADGVIGMRYDASGFAEGVTEVLAYGTAVKLQKVQ, from the coding sequence ATGATGATCGTCACCACCGGCAACCAAATCAGCGGCTACGAAATCACCGATTACCTCGGCGTCATCCGCGGGGTCGTCGTTCGCTCGCCGAGCATCACGCAGGGGATCATGGGCGGCTTGAAGCAGATCGTCGGCGGCAACATCGAGTCGTATGCGCAGATCTGCGAGGCGGGCCGTGAGGAAGCCTATGTGCGGATGGAACAGCACGCAGCCAGCGTTGGCGCCGACGGCGTCATCGGCATGCGGTACGACGCCTCCGGCTTCGCGGAAGGCGTGACGGAAGTTCTCGCCTACGGCACGGCGGTGAAGTTGCAGAAGGTGCAGTAA
- a CDS encoding serine hydrolase — MPRFACFTWTMALVLGWCTQNAAAADGAGDRVSRERVQAAIAKIEKLAEQTIKSNGAPGIAITVVHQDEVIYSKGFGVREAGKPELVDADTVFQIASMSKPLTSTVLARMVGDGEVGWDDRIADHDPGFVMYEPYVTHEVRLRDMLCHRSGLPDHAGDLLEDMGYTKDEILHRLRYQPPSSSFRAGYAYTNFGFSEAGYAAAKAVDADWNAVAADRLFKPLGMNSTSYQFADYDKAKNRAKIHVLVDGKWTPKYTRQPDAQAPAGGASSTIKDLAQWMRLHLAEGKFNGKEVIKADALAETHTPQFVTGFTPAEGRIGGYGLGWNVNDERDGRITLNHSGEFSLGVRSQVALIPIEELGITVLSNGAPTGVPEGISQSFFDYVLDGELQRDWMTLANQKFEQMTQDDQDQLADYSHPPSDRAAPLNLKSYAGNYQNDLYGVIEIAEKQGGLVLRSGPQLNEFKLRHWDRDLFTYEPTGESAAGTAGVMFTIGPEGTAERVSVENLNLNGQGVFEKAD; from the coding sequence ATGCCGCGATTTGCTTGCTTCACATGGACGATGGCGTTGGTTCTCGGGTGGTGCACGCAGAATGCTGCTGCGGCCGACGGCGCGGGCGACAGAGTTTCGCGAGAACGCGTGCAAGCAGCGATCGCGAAAATCGAAAAGCTCGCTGAGCAAACGATCAAGTCGAACGGCGCGCCCGGCATCGCGATTACGGTCGTCCACCAGGATGAAGTGATCTACTCGAAAGGTTTCGGCGTCCGTGAAGCGGGCAAGCCGGAACTGGTCGACGCCGATACCGTCTTTCAGATTGCCTCGATGTCCAAGCCGCTCACCTCGACGGTGCTGGCCCGAATGGTCGGCGACGGCGAAGTCGGCTGGGACGATCGCATCGCCGATCATGACCCCGGCTTCGTCATGTACGAGCCGTACGTTACGCACGAAGTGCGGCTTCGCGATATGCTCTGCCATCGCAGCGGGTTGCCAGATCACGCGGGCGATCTGCTCGAAGATATGGGCTACACGAAGGATGAGATTCTCCATCGGTTGCGTTATCAGCCGCCGAGCAGCAGCTTCCGCGCGGGGTATGCTTACACGAATTTTGGCTTCAGCGAGGCTGGCTACGCCGCCGCGAAAGCGGTCGACGCGGATTGGAACGCCGTCGCGGCCGATCGCTTGTTCAAGCCGCTTGGCATGAACTCGACCAGTTACCAGTTCGCCGACTACGATAAGGCGAAGAACCGCGCGAAGATCCATGTGCTCGTCGACGGCAAGTGGACGCCCAAATACACGCGGCAGCCCGACGCCCAGGCGCCCGCGGGCGGTGCGAGCTCGACCATCAAGGATCTCGCCCAGTGGATGCGACTGCACCTCGCTGAGGGGAAGTTCAACGGCAAGGAAGTGATCAAGGCCGACGCCCTCGCCGAAACGCACACCCCGCAGTTCGTCACCGGTTTTACGCCGGCGGAAGGGCGGATTGGCGGCTACGGCCTCGGTTGGAACGTCAACGACGAACGGGACGGGCGAATCACGCTGAACCACTCCGGCGAGTTCTCGCTGGGCGTTCGCTCGCAGGTGGCGCTGATCCCGATCGAAGAGTTGGGGATTACCGTGCTATCGAACGGCGCCCCGACTGGCGTGCCGGAGGGGATCTCGCAGAGCTTCTTCGACTATGTGCTCGACGGCGAGTTGCAGCGCGATTGGATGACGCTGGCCAATCAGAAGTTCGAGCAAATGACGCAGGATGATCAGGATCAGCTGGCTGATTACAGCCATCCTCCCTCCGACCGCGCGGCGCCCCTCAATCTGAAATCCTACGCGGGGAACTATCAGAACGACCTATACGGCGTTATCGAGATTGCCGAGAAGCAGGGAGGCCTCGTGTTGCGATCAGGCCCACAGCTGAATGAATTCAAGCTGCGGCACTGGGATCGCGACCTCTTTACCTATGAGCCAACCGGCGAGTCGGCTGCAGGGACGGCGGGCGTGATGTTCACGATTGGTCCGGAAGGAACGGCGGAGCGCGTGTCGGTGGAGAATCTCAATCTCAACGGCCAGGGCGTCTTTGAAAAAGCCGACTGA
- a CDS encoding DinB family protein has protein sequence MNARDAIKISIDCGALVALSYLEDLTDAEMLHRPAPGANHINWQVGHLIWSDHHHLEMGAPKFLKPLPEGFTSIYNAETASVDDPAKLLTKAELLAAREVQQQATIEALYQQSDADLGRETGIFWAPTVAALFSMAGSHWLMHSGQWVIVRRQLGRPPLF, from the coding sequence ATGAACGCTCGCGACGCCATCAAGATCTCGATCGATTGCGGCGCCCTGGTCGCCCTCTCCTACCTCGAAGATCTTACCGACGCTGAGATGCTCCACCGCCCTGCCCCGGGCGCCAATCATATCAACTGGCAAGTCGGGCATCTCATCTGGTCCGACCATCATCATCTGGAGATGGGCGCGCCGAAATTCCTCAAGCCGCTGCCCGAGGGGTTCACGTCGATCTACAACGCCGAGACGGCGAGCGTCGACGATCCCGCGAAGCTGCTCACGAAGGCTGAGCTACTCGCCGCCCGCGAAGTGCAGCAACAGGCCACGATCGAAGCCCTCTACCAGCAAAGCGACGCCGATTTGGGCCGCGAGACAGGCATATTTTGGGCGCCGACCGTCGCGGCTCTCTTTTCGATGGCCGGTAGCCACTGGCTGATGCACTCGGGGCAGTGGGTGATTGTGCGGCGTCAACTCGGTCGGCCGCCATTGTTCTAG
- a CDS encoding sulfatase, translated as MKQLVATSRRLAVIIAALAMTYACNSADLQAADANRPNVLLICIDDLKPYLGCYGDPHAVTPNMDRLAAQGIRFDAAYCNQAVCAPSRNSLLTGLCPQTLGIYDLQTNFRQGKPDAVTLPQAFKNAGYRTENLGKIFHVGHGNFDDKASWSVPHFRGQGDYALEENRIPEGTREEARFTNVPEQKAGRLPRGAAYESADVEDEVYADGQVAAEAVKRLAAAAEKPDEPFFLAVGFVKPHLPFCAPTKYWDLYDPAKFELAKLRKPPEGAPEFAPTNWQELRQYKYAPESGPVDDELQRKLIHGYYAATSFTDAQIGKVLDALKANGLDKNTIIVLWGDHGWHLGDHGMWCKHTNYQQAARIPYIIDLPSGVRAGEVSKELVETVDIYPTLCELAGIDLPYELDGASLAPVLNDASAHTDGVAFHVFPRGKLLGRAVRTDRYRLVEWKTPGAPAEEAILELYDFQADPEESKNLAAEQPEVVAQLREILAKQPEAKPQVVAKKGQGKGQAKGKGKKKNNRPAAAQ; from the coding sequence ATGAAACAACTCGTCGCGACTTCTCGCCGCTTGGCCGTCATCATCGCCGCGCTGGCAATGACATATGCTTGCAACTCCGCAGATTTGCAGGCCGCCGACGCCAATCGCCCCAATGTGCTGCTAATTTGCATCGACGATCTGAAACCATACCTCGGCTGCTACGGCGATCCGCATGCCGTAACGCCGAATATGGATCGGCTCGCCGCACAAGGAATCCGTTTCGACGCGGCGTACTGCAATCAGGCGGTCTGCGCCCCGTCGCGCAATTCGCTGCTCACCGGCCTCTGCCCACAGACGCTTGGCATCTACGATCTCCAGACAAACTTCCGCCAAGGAAAGCCCGACGCAGTAACGTTGCCGCAGGCCTTTAAAAACGCCGGTTACCGCACCGAAAACCTCGGCAAGATTTTTCACGTCGGCCACGGCAACTTCGACGACAAAGCGTCGTGGAGCGTTCCTCACTTCCGCGGGCAAGGCGACTACGCGCTCGAAGAGAATCGGATTCCTGAGGGGACGCGCGAAGAGGCTCGCTTCACCAACGTGCCCGAGCAGAAAGCGGGACGTCTGCCGCGCGGCGCCGCTTACGAATCGGCCGACGTTGAAGATGAAGTCTACGCCGACGGTCAGGTCGCTGCGGAGGCAGTGAAGCGCCTCGCTGCAGCCGCCGAAAAGCCGGACGAGCCGTTCTTCCTCGCGGTCGGCTTCGTGAAGCCGCACCTTCCCTTCTGTGCGCCGACGAAGTATTGGGACCTATACGATCCGGCGAAGTTCGAACTCGCGAAACTGCGGAAGCCGCCGGAAGGCGCGCCTGAATTTGCGCCAACGAATTGGCAAGAGCTCCGCCAGTACAAGTACGCTCCCGAGAGCGGCCCCGTCGATGACGAATTGCAACGCAAACTCATCCACGGTTACTACGCTGCCACAAGCTTCACCGACGCCCAGATCGGCAAGGTGCTCGACGCGCTCAAAGCCAACGGCCTCGACAAGAATACGATCATCGTCCTGTGGGGCGACCACGGCTGGCACTTGGGCGACCACGGCATGTGGTGCAAGCACACCAACTACCAGCAAGCGGCCCGCATTCCGTACATCATCGATCTGCCGAGCGGCGTTCGAGCGGGCGAAGTTTCGAAGGAACTCGTCGAGACGGTCGACATTTACCCAACGCTCTGCGAGTTGGCCGGCATTGACTTGCCCTACGAACTCGACGGCGCCAGCCTAGCGCCAGTCCTCAACGACGCATCAGCTCACACCGATGGCGTTGCGTTCCACGTCTTCCCGCGCGGTAAACTACTCGGCCGCGCCGTGCGGACCGATCGCTATCGGCTCGTCGAGTGGAAGACACCGGGCGCGCCGGCCGAAGAGGCGATCCTCGAGCTATACGACTTCCAAGCCGATCCGGAGGAATCGAAAAACCTCGCGGCTGAGCAGCCGGAAGTCGTCGCCCAGCTTCGCGAGATTTTAGCGAAGCAACCCGAAGCGAAGCCGCAAGTCGTTGCAAAGAAGGGCCAAGGCAAAGGGCAGGCGAAGGGGAAAGGCAAGAAGAAGAACAATCGCCCCGCCGCCGCTCAATGA